ATAGCAACCGTCGAGACAGTTGAACAAGGGAGTATGGGGGCGCAGCCTCTAGTGCACATTCAGGAAACCTTTTCTGCGAGCTTCCCTCAACCCTCATCCCCCAACCCCTCCTCCCCACGTGGGAGAAGGGAAGTCAAAGTGGCTTGAAGTCCCTGGTAGTGTTTCAGATCTGTTGCTACTAACCCCCGGCTGTCGCCGTCCCCCTTACCAAGGGGGACTACAGGGGGTCTTACAGAGGTTATCAACAGGTTTGGAACACCAGCGAAGTGGAGTTACTGATTGAGTGTCACCTCGTCCCTTAACAGCGGCAACCGTACAGTAAACGTGGCTCCCTGATCTTCACCAGGACTTTGTGCATCCACTGTTCCCCCGTGCAGTTCCACCAGATGGCGTACGATCGCCAACCCTAATCCCAAGCCACCAAACCGCCGCGTCGTTCTGCCATCTTCTTGTCGAAAGGACTCAAACACATGGGGCAAAAAGTCAGGATCAATTCCCTTGCCGGTGTCACTGACGGTAATTTGAGCGTAAGTCGGCGAGTCAGAAGCAACGCGATTCATCGTGTCTGTTCGAAGTTGGTTTTCCCCTGCTCCCGTCTGCCATTCCCCCGGTTCTATCCCTTCCCCGGTATCTATCCGCTCTAGACAAACCTCAATCTGCCCCCCTTCTGAGGTGAACTTGATCGCATTGCTGAGTAAATTCCACACAACTTGCTGAAGTCGGGCAGCGTCTCCCATAACTTGAAATTTTGGTTTGTCGCTTTGGGGCGCGCTCAAAGCATCATGACCACGCAGAAACTGCAAATCGATTGACTTAACTTCCGCCGATAGCCGCACCGTTTCTAAAGCAGCCTCAACGATGAATGTCAAATTTACAGGAGCCATATTCAGACTCAATTTGCCCTTCAAAATCCGAGAGACATCGAGCAAATCTTCAATTAACTGAGTTTGCAGTTTGGCATTACGTTCAATGGTTTCCAGAGCAAACGCTGTCTTTTGCACATCTACCTTGCCATGGCGAAGCAAACTCGCCCATCCCAGAATGGGGTTGAGCGGCGTTCGCAACTCATGGGATAACACCGCCAAAAACTCATCCTTAATGCGATTTGCAGCTTCTGCTTCCACTTTTGCGGCTTCCACTCGCATCAAATTTTCAGCCCGCTCTTGCTCCCGTTGTGACAATAAGTTAGCCGCAAACTCCAGGGATTGCCCCAGGAGCACAACTTCCTTAATAGAGAGCGGGCTGACCTGAGGATGTTCGCCATTTGCCAATGCTTTCGCAGCTAACGCTGCCGAAGTAATACTGCGCGAAATTTGCCACGAGAGCAAAAACGCCCCAACACCACTCACCAAAAGCAGAATTAAACCTGACCCGACCACAAGCCACATTGCTCGCCGAGAGGGCTCTTGAACGACATCCACTGGCACGGTGACGGCCACTGTCCATGGTGAGCTACCCACTCGGCTAAAGGCAACATAGACCTGCCTCCCTTCCAGGGTGGTATCTCGATAAACCCCCTCCGTTGCCTCACTAATTTGCTTTAAGAAAGACGGTGTTCCCCGCTGTCCTACAAAGCGTTCAGGGTTACGGGTGCGGGCAACAACAATCCCTTTGCCATCAACGACGGTGCGTGTCCATTCCCCATCAATAGAGGTTTGTTCTCTAACAATTTGGGCGATCGCCTCTTGTGCAATGACTGCTGTGAGAATATATTGCAGTTTGCCATCTTGCAGCACTGGAATGCGAACCGGGACAGCCAATCGCAACTCCCGACTGCCGCGAGCAAGATTACCCACCATCGGTTGTTGCGTCTCAACAACACGCTGCAAACTGTCTGGTTCCACCACCGGAAACAACTGCCGACCAAAAGGCTGTCGCGTATTTAACAGTTGTTGACCAGTCGGTGTCAGCAAGATCACAGACATCCAGGTGGCTTGAGTTTGCACTACCTGTCGTGCCTCGTTATGAAAATTCGGAAGGTCATTTTGTTCCAACCGATCTGACGCTGCCAAGGCTTGAAGGGCTCGATTGGTCGCAGAAAACTCACTTTCGACCGTTTCTGCCAGATTGCGAGCAGCTAACAAAATGCGTCGCTCTGAAGCCGCTTGTTGTTGATTTGACAATTGATAGACGACTGCAATGGCAAACAACACCACTGGAAGCAAAGCCCCCGCCACCAGCAAAACCAGATACCACCTCAGGGACAGTGCTCCACGAGCAGAAGCAGATGAACGAGAGGCAACTCTGGTTAAAGCGAGTCGCTTAGCAAGCGGGTTTAAAACACGAGTGGTGGACTTTTCTTCCGCCATTTAATTCTCATACTTGGCTAAGAGATGTTGTGAGAAAAAGCTACGCTTAATCCTCGGTAAAACAATCGGGTTATTTTGCACTCCTGTTTTTACAACTCTTTACACCTGCGGTTATTAACTTGGAGTTTGGGATAGGGGTTTTGGCGGTTGAAACCGCAACTACAGGAGCAAACCTAACCTGCGTCCGTTCGGCAAACCCTTCGTGTTCGGGAGCCTGTACAGGGCGTTTGGCGAAGCGCAGTCGAGCTTAGCTCCGGTAGCCGCGAATCGATTCGCCAGGTGTTTAACTCGAATGGACGTTTATTACTGGGGGGGCACCAACGTCACTGGCTGCGATCACCATACTAAACTAATGCGAAACTAATGCGAATTTGAGTCA
Above is a genomic segment from Oscillatoria sp. FACHB-1407 containing:
- a CDS encoding sensor histidine kinase, producing MAEEKSTTRVLNPLAKRLALTRVASRSSASARGALSLRWYLVLLVAGALLPVVLFAIAVVYQLSNQQQAASERRILLAARNLAETVESEFSATNRALQALAASDRLEQNDLPNFHNEARQVVQTQATWMSVILLTPTGQQLLNTRQPFGRQLFPVVEPDSLQRVVETQQPMVGNLARGSRELRLAVPVRIPVLQDGKLQYILTAVIAQEAIAQIVREQTSIDGEWTRTVVDGKGIVVARTRNPERFVGQRGTPSFLKQISEATEGVYRDTTLEGRQVYVAFSRVGSSPWTVAVTVPVDVVQEPSRRAMWLVVGSGLILLLVSGVGAFLLSWQISRSITSAALAAKALANGEHPQVSPLSIKEVVLLGQSLEFAANLLSQREQERAENLMRVEAAKVEAEAANRIKDEFLAVLSHELRTPLNPILGWASLLRHGKVDVQKTAFALETIERNAKLQTQLIEDLLDVSRILKGKLSLNMAPVNLTFIVEAALETVRLSAEVKSIDLQFLRGHDALSAPQSDKPKFQVMGDAARLQQVVWNLLSNAIKFTSEGGQIEVCLERIDTGEGIEPGEWQTGAGENQLRTDTMNRVASDSPTYAQITVSDTGKGIDPDFLPHVFESFRQEDGRTTRRFGGLGLGLAIVRHLVELHGGTVDAQSPGEDQGATFTVRLPLLRDEVTLNQ